TCTTATTTAATTCTTGACGAAAAGAATTCTCGTGAGGAATTATTTGTTTTTGTACAAGTTTACGAATCATAATAATTAAAGAAATTTGAACTTTATAAATCTACTTCGGATAAAGCCGTAATATAGAAAAAATTAAGGAGTACAACTAATAAAGGTTGGTTGTGGTGAAACCCAAGCAGGAGTATTCAAATTAAAATTATCACAATTATTTGGAATTATTGTAATTGAACTTACATTCCAAGAAGATAAATTCTGATTAAAATCATTTGCCAAATAAAACATACTAGCCATATTATTTACTTTACTTGTATTCCAAGAACTAATACTCCCATTAAAAACAGATGCACTATTAAACATATTCCCCATATCAGTTACTAAACTAACATTCCAAGAATTTAAATCTTGATTAAAAAAACTTGCTCCTCTAAACATATTTGACATATATCTCACATTACTTGTATCCCAATTACCAATATCTCCATTAAACAAATATGCACTACGAAACATAAGATCTAAATTATTAGATCCTGACAAATTTAGTGGGTCTGTGGCAGAAACTTGTAAATTAGAACAACCCATGAAATGTGCATTACTATCTCCTACATTCAAAACCCCCCAATTCTGAATATCAATTATCTTAAGTTTATCTCCAATATCCATAAATCTGAAACCTATAATAATTCCTGTTATATTCACTTGAT
The window above is part of the Candidatus Woesearchaeota archaeon genome. Proteins encoded here:
- a CDS encoding BspA family leucine-rich repeat surface protein; protein product: MNITGIIIGFRFMDIGDKLKIIDIQNWGVLNVGDSNAHFMGCSNLQVSATDPLNLSGSNNLDLMFRSAYLFNGDIGNWDTSNVRYMSNMFRGASFFNQDLNSWNVSLVTDMGNMFNSASVFNGSISSWNTSKVNNMASMFYLANDFNQNLSSWNVSSITIIPNNCDNFNLNTPAWVSPQPTFISCTP